A single Fundidesulfovibrio terrae DNA region contains:
- a CDS encoding sensor histidine kinase → MPLNRHAFAKLSTSFYVAIATTLASSLLLWWTNANWRADTLAYLEVLENMRLARTELMRGYLLTERLYGGEESLGGNGRCSYFEQAGWRVRDALTALEPMREEKVFRNGYPRVAEHLNAYRDKIDAMRLLACAAPADAPSPGNVLDLRKDMADAEKLHGGVSGDIHGKFKEMADLQDRFNSVLILCWTGLMALVSVLAGMSGIRRKRVEARLRLSEERFRLLVESAYDAIFMQSGGRFAYVNPSCVTLFGASSPADLLGQPVLERVHPDHRDAVAERIRKLNELQQTQPSREQAFVRLDGSFVDVEVAAVPVNVDNVNGALVYARDITERKKAEADVMRSLREKELLIKEVHHRVKNNLQIIVSLMYLQETNIDCQGELERFKLLEGRVRSMALIHEQLYQSGDLAAIDMAAYISKLLSRIATAFSAGRHVSVETDLEEVHLGIDKAVPCGLLVNELATNAFKHAFAERKSGVLRVALHRDDGTARLTVSDDGPGLPVGFDAEASQTLGMQLIGELARQLKGEVSRPEEQKACFEVTFPL, encoded by the coding sequence ATGCCCCTCAATCGCCACGCCTTCGCCAAGTTGAGCACGTCCTTCTACGTGGCCATCGCCACCACCCTGGCCTCCAGCCTGCTCTTGTGGTGGACCAACGCCAACTGGCGGGCGGACACCCTGGCCTACCTGGAGGTGCTCGAAAACATGCGTCTGGCCAGGACCGAGCTTATGCGGGGATACCTGCTCACCGAACGGCTGTACGGCGGCGAGGAATCCCTGGGCGGCAACGGCCGCTGCTCCTACTTCGAGCAAGCCGGATGGCGCGTCCGGGACGCCCTGACCGCCCTTGAGCCCATGCGCGAGGAAAAGGTCTTCCGCAACGGCTACCCGCGCGTGGCCGAGCACCTGAACGCCTACCGGGACAAGATCGACGCGATGCGCCTCCTGGCCTGCGCCGCACCCGCGGATGCACCCAGCCCGGGCAACGTCCTTGACCTGCGCAAGGACATGGCCGACGCGGAAAAACTCCACGGCGGGGTCTCCGGCGACATCCATGGCAAATTCAAGGAAATGGCGGACCTGCAGGACCGGTTCAACTCCGTGCTCATCCTCTGCTGGACGGGGCTCATGGCCCTGGTCTCCGTGCTGGCGGGCATGTCCGGAATCAGGAGGAAACGGGTCGAAGCCCGGCTGCGCCTCAGCGAGGAGCGCTTCCGCCTGCTGGTAGAATCGGCCTATGACGCCATTTTCATGCAGAGCGGAGGGCGTTTCGCATACGTGAACCCCTCTTGCGTGACCCTGTTCGGGGCGTCCTCGCCTGCCGACCTGCTGGGGCAACCCGTGCTCGAGCGCGTGCACCCCGACCACCGGGACGCCGTGGCCGAACGCATCCGCAAGCTCAACGAACTCCAACAGACACAGCCAAGCCGGGAACAGGCATTCGTCCGGCTGGACGGCTCTTTCGTGGACGTGGAGGTGGCCGCCGTGCCGGTCAACGTGGACAACGTCAACGGGGCGCTTGTGTACGCCCGGGACATCACCGAGCGGAAAAAGGCCGAGGCCGACGTGATGCGCTCGCTCCGCGAAAAGGAACTGCTGATAAAAGAAGTGCACCACCGGGTGAAGAACAACCTGCAGATCATCGTGAGCCTCATGTACCTGCAGGAGACGAACATCGACTGCCAGGGCGAACTCGAGCGCTTCAAGCTCCTGGAGGGGCGGGTGCGCTCCATGGCCCTCATCCACGAACAACTCTACCAGTCGGGCGACCTGGCTGCCATCGACATGGCCGCCTACATCTCCAAACTCCTCTCGCGCATCGCCACGGCCTTCTCCGCCGGCCGGCACGTGAGCGTGGAGACGGACCTGGAAGAAGTCCACCTTGGCATCGACAAGGCGGTGCCCTGCGGCCTCCTGGTCAACGAACTGGCCACCAACGCCTTCAAGCACGCCTTCGCGGAAAGGAAGTCAGGGGTATTGCGCGTTGCCCTGCACCGGGACGACGGAACCGCCCGCCTGACGGTCAGCGACGACGGGCCGGGCCTGCCCGTGGGTTTCGACGCCGAGGCGTCCCAGACCCTGGGAATGCAGCTCATCGGGGAACTGGCCCGCCAGCTCAAGGGGGAGGTCTCAAGGCCCGAGGAACAAAAAGCCTGCTTCGAGGTGACGTTCCCGCTGTAA
- a CDS encoding response regulator, which yields MSADSVTILAVDDEAAILRFLKPFLEAEGYSFVPAGSGREAISLASSLDPDVILLDLGLPDLDGQEVIKSLPPWSRARVIVLSARGREQDKVAALDAGASDYLTKPFSLGELAARIRALLRRVERQEGAQAATLRFGELFIDLEGHEVTLEGREVHLTPIEFKLLAELARHAGKVVTHAQLLREVWGRHSQDQEHYVRIHVHKLRQKIEKDPARPRHLQTETGVGYRFKE from the coding sequence ATGAGCGCTGATTCCGTCACCATCCTGGCCGTGGACGACGAAGCGGCCATCCTGCGCTTCCTCAAACCCTTCCTGGAGGCCGAGGGATACTCCTTCGTTCCGGCGGGCTCGGGCCGGGAGGCGATCTCCCTGGCCTCCTCCCTCGACCCCGACGTGATCCTCCTGGACCTGGGGCTGCCCGACCTGGACGGCCAGGAGGTCATCAAGAGCCTGCCGCCGTGGAGCCGGGCGCGGGTGATCGTGCTTTCCGCCAGGGGCCGGGAGCAGGACAAGGTGGCCGCCTTGGACGCCGGGGCCAGCGACTACCTCACCAAGCCCTTCAGCCTGGGGGAACTGGCGGCCCGGATCCGCGCCCTGCTCAGGCGTGTGGAGCGCCAGGAGGGCGCGCAGGCGGCCACGCTCCGGTTCGGGGAGCTTTTCATCGATCTGGAGGGACACGAGGTCACCCTGGAGGGGCGGGAGGTGCACCTGACCCCCATCGAATTCAAGCTGCTGGCCGAGCTTGCGCGCCACGCGGGCAAGGTCGTCACCCACGCCCAGCTCCTGCGCGAAGTCTGGGGCAGGCACAGCCAGGACCAGGAGCACTACGTGCGCATCCACGTGCACAAGCTCCGCCAGAAGATCGAGAAGGACCCGGCCCGCCCGCGCCACCTGCAGACGGAGACCGGCGTGGGGTACCGCTTCAAGGAATGA
- a CDS encoding efflux RND transporter permease subunit, producing MIIQDIIGFSGRNKLVIALMCLVLGAWGTWAMKNAPLDAIPDLSDPQVIIYTEWQGRSPDLVEDQVTYPIVTSLLAAPGVQSVRGFSFLGSSFIYVIFKEGTDIYWARSRVLEYLQSVRSKIPADVNPVLGPDATSLGWGFSYALVDKSGKLDLAQLRSLQDWNVKLALESVPGVSEVASLGGFVKQFQITVDPRRLFTYGLPLQKVLEAVRQSNNDVEGRVIEMSGAEYMVRGRGYVHGLADLENIAVGTDNRGTPIYLKDVARVSLGPEMRRGLADLNGQGEVTGGIVVVRFGENVLSVIDRVKAKIAEIEPSLPPGVTLEVTYDRSDLIHRAISTLTEEIIKLTIAVSAVCIVFLFHLPSALVIILTLPLAIIISFICMNALGVTSNIMSLSGIAIAIGAMVDAAIIMVENAHKKLEDWEHAGRPGSRSQVVLEAAQEVGPSLFFSLLVITVGFLPVFTLQGQAGRLFKPLAYTKTFAMLFSSFLAITLTPMLMTLFIRGKVRSEDKNPLSHVLRVLYHPFVLLALRFKKTLIFLAVIVMAATVWPVMHLGTEFMPPLYEGTLFYMPSTMPGIAISEAAKLLKLQDSIIASVPEVAQVFGKAGRAGTATDPAPMEMFETVINLKPESQWRPGMTVEKLKDDLDKRLNIPGTENAFTMPIKARVDMLSTGIRTPVGIKILGPDLAEIEKIGTRLEEVINKVPHTRSAFADKVNTGYYLDISVNRQAAARYGLSVADVEDVIESAIGGRNLTTVIQGRERYPVNVRYPRELRQDMDTIKAMLVPVGGEGEQPKPQMGLSGPRRLLQIPLGELANIKVTNGPSMIKSEGGMPTAYVYIDFSDTDVGSYVNSLKKAVAENVQLPAGYRLVWSGEYENLVSTQERLQLVIPLTIFIIFMLLYFNTKSFASTCIVLLAVPFSLVGSFWLLYLLGYNLSIAVWVGIIALAGLDAETGVVMLLYLQLAHKDWQDKGRLKTLADLNEAVEHGAVKRIRPKIMTVAVILAGLLPVMFATGAGSDVMKRIAAPMIGGVVTSTILELLLYPAIFALWKGRELRKAGPGAVSA from the coding sequence ATGATCATCCAGGACATCATCGGTTTCTCCGGCCGCAACAAGCTCGTCATCGCCCTCATGTGCCTGGTGCTGGGCGCCTGGGGAACGTGGGCCATGAAGAACGCCCCCCTGGACGCCATCCCGGACCTCTCGGACCCCCAGGTCATCATCTACACGGAGTGGCAGGGCCGCAGCCCCGACCTGGTGGAGGACCAGGTCACCTACCCCATCGTCACCTCGCTCCTGGCCGCTCCGGGCGTCCAGTCCGTGCGCGGCTTCTCCTTCCTGGGGTCGTCCTTCATCTACGTCATCTTCAAGGAAGGCACAGACATCTACTGGGCGCGCTCGCGCGTGCTGGAATACCTGCAGTCCGTGCGCAGCAAGATCCCCGCCGACGTGAACCCCGTGCTCGGCCCGGACGCCACCAGCCTGGGCTGGGGTTTCTCCTACGCCCTGGTGGACAAGTCCGGGAAGCTCGACCTGGCCCAGTTGCGCTCCCTGCAGGACTGGAACGTGAAGCTGGCCCTGGAGAGCGTGCCCGGAGTGTCCGAGGTGGCCTCGCTCGGCGGCTTCGTGAAGCAGTTCCAGATCACTGTGGACCCCAGGCGGCTGTTCACCTATGGCCTCCCCCTGCAAAAGGTGCTGGAGGCGGTGCGCCAGAGCAACAACGACGTGGAAGGCCGGGTCATCGAAATGTCGGGCGCGGAATACATGGTCCGCGGGCGAGGCTACGTGCACGGGCTCGCCGACCTGGAAAACATCGCCGTGGGCACGGACAACCGGGGAACGCCCATCTACCTCAAGGACGTGGCCAGGGTGAGCCTGGGGCCGGAAATGCGCCGGGGACTGGCTGACCTGAACGGCCAGGGCGAGGTGACGGGCGGCATCGTGGTGGTGCGTTTCGGGGAGAACGTGCTTTCGGTCATCGACCGGGTCAAGGCCAAGATCGCCGAGATCGAGCCTTCCCTGCCCCCGGGCGTCACGCTCGAGGTCACCTATGACCGCTCCGACCTGATCCATCGGGCCATCTCCACCCTCACCGAAGAGATCATCAAGCTCACCATCGCGGTGAGCGCGGTGTGCATCGTCTTCCTCTTCCACCTGCCGAGCGCGCTGGTGATCATCCTCACCCTGCCGCTGGCCATCATCATATCCTTCATCTGCATGAACGCCCTGGGCGTGACCTCCAACATCATGAGCCTGTCCGGCATCGCCATCGCCATCGGCGCCATGGTGGACGCGGCCATCATCATGGTGGAGAACGCCCACAAGAAGCTGGAGGACTGGGAACACGCGGGCAGGCCCGGGTCCAGGTCCCAGGTAGTGCTGGAAGCCGCCCAGGAGGTAGGGCCGTCGCTGTTCTTCTCCCTGCTGGTGATCACCGTGGGCTTTCTGCCGGTGTTCACGCTCCAGGGGCAGGCCGGGCGGCTCTTCAAGCCGCTGGCCTACACCAAGACCTTCGCCATGCTGTTCTCCTCCTTTTTGGCCATCACCCTGACCCCCATGCTGATGACGCTCTTCATCAGGGGCAAGGTGCGCTCGGAGGACAAGAACCCCCTGAGCCACGTGCTGCGCGTGCTCTACCATCCCTTCGTGCTGCTGGCCCTGCGCTTCAAGAAGACGCTGATCTTCCTGGCGGTGATCGTCATGGCCGCCACGGTCTGGCCGGTGATGCACCTGGGCACGGAGTTCATGCCCCCCCTCTACGAGGGGACGCTCTTCTACATGCCCTCGACCATGCCAGGCATCGCCATCTCCGAGGCGGCAAAGCTCCTCAAGCTCCAGGATTCCATCATCGCCTCCGTGCCCGAGGTGGCCCAGGTCTTCGGCAAGGCCGGACGGGCCGGGACGGCCACGGACCCGGCGCCCATGGAGATGTTCGAGACGGTCATCAACCTCAAGCCCGAGTCCCAGTGGCGCCCGGGCATGACGGTTGAGAAGCTCAAGGACGACCTCGACAAGCGGCTCAACATCCCGGGCACGGAGAACGCCTTCACCATGCCCATCAAGGCTCGGGTGGACATGCTCTCCACCGGCATCCGCACCCCCGTGGGCATAAAGATCCTGGGGCCGGACCTGGCCGAGATCGAAAAGATCGGCACCCGGCTTGAGGAAGTGATCAACAAGGTCCCGCACACCCGCTCAGCGTTCGCGGACAAGGTGAACACCGGCTATTACCTGGACATCTCCGTGAACCGGCAGGCGGCGGCGCGCTACGGGCTCTCGGTGGCAGACGTGGAGGACGTCATCGAATCCGCCATCGGCGGGCGCAACCTGACTACCGTCATCCAGGGGCGGGAGCGCTATCCCGTGAACGTGCGCTACCCCCGCGAACTGCGCCAGGACATGGACACCATCAAGGCCATGCTGGTCCCGGTCGGGGGCGAGGGCGAGCAACCCAAGCCCCAGATGGGGCTGTCCGGCCCGCGCAGACTCCTGCAGATTCCCCTCGGGGAGCTGGCCAACATCAAGGTGACCAACGGACCCTCCATGATCAAGAGCGAGGGGGGCATGCCCACGGCCTACGTGTACATCGACTTCTCGGACACCGACGTGGGCAGCTACGTGAACAGCCTCAAGAAGGCCGTGGCGGAAAACGTGCAGCTGCCCGCCGGATACCGCCTGGTCTGGAGCGGCGAATACGAGAACCTGGTCAGCACCCAGGAGCGCTTGCAACTGGTCATCCCGCTGACCATCTTCATCATCTTCATGCTCCTGTACTTCAACACCAAGTCCTTCGCCTCCACCTGCATCGTGCTACTGGCCGTGCCCTTCTCCCTGGTGGGGTCCTTCTGGCTCCTGTACCTGCTCGGCTACAACCTGAGCATCGCGGTGTGGGTGGGCATCATCGCCCTGGCCGGGCTGGATGCGGAAACCGGCGTGGTGATGCTTTTGTACCTGCAGCTGGCCCACAAGGATTGGCAGGACAAGGGGCGGCTCAAGACCCTGGCCGACCTGAACGAGGCGGTGGAGCACGGCGCGGTCAAGCGCATCCGGCCCAAGATCATGACCGTGGCCGTAATCCTGGCGGGCCTTCTGCCGGTTATGTTCGCGACCGGTGCGGGCTCGGACGTGATGAAGCGCATCGCCGCCCCCATGATCGGCGGCGTGGTGACCTCCACCATCCTGGAGCTGCTCCTCTACCCGGCCATCTTCGCCCTGTGGAAGGGGCGGGAGTTGCGCAAGGCGGGCCCGGGGGCCGTTTCCGCCTAA
- a CDS encoding sensor histidine kinase — MRNEDDRPDPDALLAMVQREEASKRRGRLRIFLGMAPGVGKTYAMLEAARLKMAEGLAVLAGIVETHGREDTEALMYEMPVLARRRVDYKGHVLEDFDLDEALARRPGLILVDELAHANVPGSRHPKRWQDVDELLENGLDVWTTLNVQHLESLNDIVAQITGVRVRETVPDAVLERAEAVILVDLPPEDLRQRLSEGKVYLPRQAEWAGENFFRTGNLSALRELALRSTANRVNTEVLVYRQGHAIQTTWPTSERILVCVGPSPTSATLVRSAKRLADGLRASWHALYVQHQPGGEAQARALDNLRLAQELGAETHVLAGGDVARLIVGFARQRNITRIVIGKPVGRRLSDFFTGSPVDQLVRLSEEIDVHVIKGQDTGEGRGRKTQASRTARWKDYAAALGVVAACTGACFAMYPYVELANLIMVYLVGVMLVAAWKSRGPSVMASAVSVLAFDFCFVPPRYSFAVTDISYLVTFVVMFAVALVISTMASRIKAQADSAGQLERQASELSDLSRRLAGTRGTASLLQVAHEHIEEVFGCKAFALLRGPSGQLEMSFVPGAGEFLADRDLGVAQWVVDNAKPAGLTTQTLSESEVLFLPLQGAEEVLGVIGLKPGDEGGRDNLLLPDQRRLLDAFVHQAALALEVDKLEEKAKTSLVEAEREKLRAALLSTVTHDFKTPLAAISGSAESLMALGEAAGPEVRRALEENIAGEASRLERLVDNLLRIAALESGAVVPNLEAVPLEEIVGSSLARLESVLAGHSVRLDIPPDLPPVPMDELLMEQVFLNLLDNAAKHTPPGTEIGVMARLRDGEVEIEISDNGPGLGPGDPERLFERFQRGDRGGVQGYGLGLAICRAVARAHGGTITARNNARLGATFTITLPIHER; from the coding sequence ATGAGAAACGAGGACGACCGTCCGGACCCGGACGCCCTGCTGGCCATGGTCCAGCGGGAGGAAGCCAGCAAACGCCGGGGGCGGCTGAGGATATTCCTCGGCATGGCCCCCGGCGTGGGCAAGACCTACGCCATGCTGGAGGCCGCGCGCCTCAAGATGGCCGAAGGGCTCGCCGTGCTGGCGGGCATCGTGGAGACCCACGGCCGGGAGGACACCGAGGCCCTGATGTACGAGATGCCGGTGCTTGCGCGCCGACGCGTCGACTACAAGGGGCACGTGCTTGAGGACTTCGACCTGGACGAGGCCCTGGCCCGGCGGCCGGGCCTCATCCTGGTGGACGAGCTGGCCCACGCCAACGTCCCGGGCTCGCGCCACCCCAAGCGCTGGCAGGACGTGGACGAACTCCTGGAAAACGGCCTGGACGTCTGGACCACTTTGAACGTCCAGCACCTGGAGAGCTTAAACGACATCGTGGCCCAGATCACCGGCGTACGCGTGCGCGAGACCGTGCCCGACGCGGTGCTGGAGCGGGCCGAGGCGGTCATCCTGGTGGACCTGCCGCCCGAGGACCTGCGCCAGCGCCTGAGCGAGGGCAAGGTCTACCTGCCCAGGCAGGCCGAGTGGGCCGGTGAGAACTTCTTCCGGACCGGCAACTTGAGCGCGCTTCGCGAACTGGCGCTTCGCTCCACCGCCAACCGGGTGAACACCGAGGTGCTGGTCTACCGCCAGGGCCACGCCATCCAGACCACCTGGCCCACGTCGGAGCGCATCCTGGTGTGCGTGGGGCCGTCGCCCACCTCGGCCACGCTGGTGCGCTCGGCAAAGCGCCTGGCAGACGGCCTGCGCGCCTCCTGGCACGCCTTGTACGTGCAGCATCAGCCCGGCGGAGAGGCCCAGGCCAGGGCCCTGGACAACCTGCGACTGGCCCAGGAGCTGGGAGCCGAGACCCACGTGCTGGCGGGCGGAGACGTGGCCCGGCTCATCGTGGGATTCGCGCGCCAGCGCAACATCACCAGGATCGTCATCGGCAAGCCGGTCGGGCGGCGCTTGAGCGATTTCTTCACGGGCAGCCCCGTGGACCAGCTGGTGCGCTTGAGCGAAGAGATCGACGTCCATGTGATCAAGGGGCAGGACACGGGGGAGGGCCGTGGCCGCAAAACCCAGGCCTCCCGGACGGCCAGGTGGAAGGATTACGCCGCCGCCCTGGGGGTCGTCGCCGCGTGCACGGGCGCGTGCTTCGCCATGTACCCGTACGTGGAGCTGGCCAACCTGATCATGGTGTACCTCGTGGGGGTCATGCTCGTGGCGGCATGGAAGTCGCGGGGGCCGTCCGTCATGGCCTCGGCCGTGAGCGTGCTGGCCTTCGACTTCTGCTTCGTGCCGCCCCGGTACAGTTTCGCGGTCACGGACATCTCCTATCTGGTCACCTTCGTGGTGATGTTCGCGGTGGCCCTGGTGATCAGCACCATGGCGTCGCGCATCAAGGCCCAGGCGGACAGCGCCGGGCAACTGGAGCGGCAGGCGTCCGAGCTGAGCGACCTGTCGCGCCGCCTGGCCGGAACCCGCGGCACGGCCAGCCTGCTGCAGGTGGCCCATGAGCACATCGAGGAGGTGTTCGGCTGCAAGGCCTTCGCCCTGCTGCGCGGGCCGTCGGGGCAGCTGGAGATGAGCTTCGTCCCCGGCGCGGGCGAGTTCCTGGCGGACAGGGATCTCGGCGTGGCCCAGTGGGTCGTGGACAACGCGAAACCGGCCGGGCTCACCACGCAGACGCTTTCGGAATCGGAAGTCCTGTTCCTGCCGCTGCAGGGCGCCGAGGAGGTCCTCGGGGTCATCGGGCTCAAGCCCGGCGACGAGGGCGGGCGCGACAACCTCCTGCTGCCCGACCAGCGGCGGCTGCTGGACGCCTTCGTCCATCAGGCGGCCCTGGCCCTTGAGGTGGACAAGCTGGAGGAGAAGGCCAAGACGTCGCTGGTGGAGGCCGAGCGCGAGAAGCTCCGGGCGGCGCTTCTCTCCACCGTGACGCACGATTTCAAGACCCCCCTGGCGGCCATTTCCGGGTCGGCCGAAAGCCTCATGGCCCTGGGGGAGGCCGCCGGGCCGGAGGTCCGGCGGGCGCTGGAGGAGAACATCGCGGGCGAGGCGTCCAGGCTGGAGCGGCTGGTGGACAACCTGCTGCGCATCGCGGCCCTGGAATCGGGGGCGGTGGTCCCCAACCTGGAGGCGGTGCCGCTGGAGGAGATCGTGGGAAGCTCCCTGGCCCGGCTCGAAAGCGTCCTGGCCGGGCATTCCGTCAGGCTGGACATCCCGCCTGACCTGCCGCCCGTCCCCATGGACGAACTGCTCATGGAGCAGGTGTTCCTGAACCTCCTGGACAATGCGGCCAAGCACACCCCGCCCGGGACGGAGATAGGCGTCATGGCCCGGCTGAGGGACGGCGAAGTGGAGATCGAGATCAGCGACAACGGGCCGGGGCTCGGGCCCGGCGATCCGGAGAGGCTGTTCGAGCGCTTCCAGCGGGGCGACAGGGGGGGCGTCCAGGGATACGGCCTGGGCCTGGCCATCTGCCGGGCCGTGGCCAGGGCGCACGGCGGCACCATCACCGCCCGCAACAACGCCCGGCTGGGCGCGACCTTCACCATAACCCTGCCCATCCATGAGCGCTGA
- a CDS encoding transporter substrate-binding domain-containing protein, producing MSRKTVLTTMAVMLALAAGAWFVLPPGGRADYLGRYRKELRVGFANEPPYSFSDNGEVTGEAPVVLKHAAEKLGLVNIRWVLMSFNSLIDELVAGHIDVIAAGMFVTPDRAARIRFSIPTAMVGQGLLVHEGNPYGLHSYEDAVARQGVQVAVLDGAVEQGYLRALGMAESRIFACQDVETALSALRYQRVAALALSSPSVGYLAVKSGGTLEAAFPFADPVIGGEKTVGTCALGFRKTDTALAEAFDRALKDFIGSPEHLELLAPLGYGPANVPSLRD from the coding sequence TTGAGCCGCAAAACCGTCCTGACAACCATGGCCGTCATGCTGGCCCTCGCGGCAGGAGCCTGGTTCGTCCTCCCGCCCGGCGGGAGGGCTGACTATCTCGGGCGCTACAGGAAGGAACTGCGCGTGGGCTTCGCCAACGAACCGCCCTACTCCTTCAGTGACAACGGAGAGGTCACCGGAGAAGCCCCGGTGGTCCTCAAGCACGCGGCGGAGAAACTCGGCCTCGTCAACATCAGGTGGGTGCTCATGAGCTTCAACTCCCTGATCGACGAACTCGTGGCCGGACACATCGACGTCATCGCGGCGGGCATGTTCGTCACGCCGGACCGCGCGGCCCGAATCCGTTTCTCAATCCCCACGGCCATGGTCGGCCAGGGCCTTCTGGTGCACGAAGGCAACCCCTACGGCCTGCACTCATACGAGGACGCCGTGGCCCGGCAGGGGGTCCAAGTGGCCGTGCTGGACGGAGCGGTGGAGCAGGGCTACCTGCGCGCACTCGGCATGGCCGAATCCCGGATCTTCGCCTGCCAGGACGTGGAGACAGCCCTGTCGGCCTTGCGGTACCAGCGGGTGGCCGCCCTGGCCTTGTCCTCCCCTTCGGTGGGCTATCTGGCCGTGAAGTCCGGCGGGACGCTGGAAGCTGCCTTTCCCTTCGCGGACCCGGTCATAGGCGGGGAAAAGACCGTGGGCACGTGCGCCCTGGGCTTCCGCAAGACCGACACGGCCCTGGCTGAAGCCTTCGACCGGGCGCTCAAGGACTTCATAGGCTCTCCGGAACACCTCGAACTGCTCGCCCCCTTGGGATACGGCCCGGCCAACGTGCCCTCCCTCCGGGACTGA
- the kdpC gene encoding potassium-transporting ATPase subunit KdpC encodes MFKTFAQQLKPSLLMLFWMTLLTGLAYPLAMTGLGKALFPAQAEGSLIVRGGTVVGSALIGQPFQSDRYFWGRPSATSPSPDNAAQSSGSNLGPSNQALADGVAERAAKLKDAHGDSPVPMELATASASGLDPHISPEAALYQAARVAKARGLSVQAVSALVEKHVEGRLLGFWGEPRVNVLDLNLALDAAPGKE; translated from the coding sequence ATGTTCAAGACGTTCGCCCAACAGCTCAAGCCGTCGCTCCTGATGCTCTTCTGGATGACCCTGTTGACCGGGCTGGCCTATCCCCTGGCCATGACCGGCCTGGGCAAGGCCCTGTTCCCGGCCCAGGCCGAAGGAAGCCTCATCGTGCGCGGCGGGACGGTGGTGGGGTCGGCCCTGATCGGCCAGCCCTTCCAGTCGGACCGCTACTTCTGGGGCAGGCCCTCGGCCACGTCGCCGTCTCCGGACAACGCGGCGCAGTCGTCGGGCTCCAACCTGGGGCCGTCCAACCAGGCCCTGGCCGACGGCGTGGCCGAACGCGCCGCCAAGCTCAAGGACGCACACGGGGACTCCCCCGTTCCCATGGAACTGGCCACGGCCTCGGCCAGCGGCCTGGACCCCCACATAAGCCCCGAGGCGGCGCTCTATCAGGCCGCGCGGGTGGCCAAGGCGCGGGGCCTGTCCGTACAGGCCGTGAGCGCCCTGGTGGAGAAGCATGTCGAGGGACGCCTGCTGGGATTCTGGGGCGAGCCCAGGGTGAACGTGCTGGACCTCAATCTTGCCCTGGATGCCGCGCCCGGCAAGGAGTAA